From Daucus carota subsp. sativus chromosome 6, DH1 v3.0, whole genome shotgun sequence, the proteins below share one genomic window:
- the LOC108228062 gene encoding very-long-chain aldehyde decarbonylase GL1-9 yields the protein MVFWEEYVSDETMGTYAPIVVYWLYSGFYQMLSPLDNYRLHTRKEESEKNVVPLSSVIRGVLIQQLAQVVVAQALFMLTREVSSSGSIVQPVQQTLVIQILQIIVATLVMDTWQYFVHRYMHQNKFLYRHIHSQHHRLVVTYAIGALYNHPLEGLLLDTVGGAISFLVSGMTARTAVAFFCFATIKTVDDHCGLWLPGNVFHLIFQNNTAYHDVHHQLQGTKYNYSQPFYPIWDLLLGTHMPYRLVKRPEGGFEARLMKD from the exons ATGGTGTTCTGGGAAGAGTATGTGAGTGATGAAACAATGGGAACATATGCCCCAATTGTGGTCTACTGGTTGTACTCGGGGTTTTATCAGATGTTGTCGCCACTCGACAATTACAGGCTACACACTAGAAAGGAAGAGAGTGAAAAGAATGTGGTGCCATTGTCGTCTGTTATCAGAGGTGTTCTGATTCAACAGCTTGCTCAGGTTGTCGTTGCACAGGCTTTGTTTATG CTGACCAGAGAAGTGAGTTCATCAGGAAGCATAGTTCAGCCTGTTCAGCAAACCCTAGTCATCCAAATTCTGCAAATTATAGTTGCAACGCTTGTCATGGACACTTGGCAATACTTTGTACACCGATACATGCACCAGAACAAATTTTTGTACCGCCATATCCACTCCCAACACCATAGACTGGTTGTCACTTACGCAATTGGGGCGCTCTACAATCACCCGCTTGAGGGTCTCCTGCTCGATACTGTTGGCGGGGCCATCTCTTTCCTTGTATCCGGAATGACTGCCAGAACAGCTGTGGCATTCTTTTGCTTTGCTACTATAAAAACGGTAGATGATCATTGTGGATTATGGCTGCCTGGTAATGTCTTCCATCTGATTTTTCAAAACAACACTGCCTATCATGATGTTCATCATCAACTTCAAGGTACGAAGTACAACTATTCACAACCTTTCTACCCTATCTGGGATCTGCTGCTTGGAACCCATATGCCTTACCGTCTTGTAAAGAGACCCGAAGGAGGCTTTGAGGCAAGGTTGATGAAAGACTGA
- the LOC108228064 gene encoding DEAD-box ATP-dependent RNA helicase 7-like, translating into MTFDTILDGTDLVGRARTGQGKTLAFVLPILESLTNGALKTSRKTGDGRSPSVLVLLPTRELSTQVAADFEVYGGSLELNSVCLYGGAPYNNQQIQLKRGVDIVVGTPGRIKDHIERGNVDFSSSKFRVLDEADEMLRMGFVEDVEYILEISLDVVSLAVSHIPYH; encoded by the exons ATGACGTTTGATACAATTCTTGATGGGACTGATTTAGTTGGGAGAGCTCGGACTGGTCAG GGTAAAACCTTGGCGTTTGTGTTACCCATATTGGAGTCCTTAACAAACGGAGCCTTAAAAACATCTCGAAAGACTGGTGATGGGAGATCTCCAAGTGTACTCGTGCTATTACCCACAAGGGAGTTGTCAACACAG GTGGCTGCAGATTTCGAAGTCTATGGTGGGTCTTTGGAGCTAAATTCGGTCTGTTTGTATGGTGGAGCACCCTACAACAATCAGCAAATACAGCTGAAGAGAGGGGTTGATATAGTTGTGGGAACACCTGGTCGTATAAAG GATCACATTGAAAGGGGAAATGTTGATTTTAGTTCATCAAAGTTTCGTGTCCTTGACGAAGCTGATGAAATGCTGAGGATGGGTTTTGTTGAAGATGTTGAATATATTCTAG AAATCTCGCTGGATGTGGTTTCACTGGCGGTGTCCCATATTCCATATCACTAA
- the LOC108228061 gene encoding pentatricopeptide repeat-containing protein At1g34160 yields the protein MVHFDSILRKCTSLSHIKRLQSHLIITGEFNFYFSRSKLLDYCASSASGDLSYAIYIFRQLPSPATNEWNAIIRGLAKTPQPTMAITWFVSMSRASCKPDALTCSFVLKACARGLAVFEAREVQSQVLRRGFVFDVLLQTTLLDVYAKAGDLDSARNVFDEMCVRDVACWNVLIMGLAQGSRATEALEMFKEMGFAGMRPNEVTVLGALSACSQLGAIGEGERVVEFIRGEKMDCNAQLCNAVIDLYAKCGLVDKAFGVFSSMRCEKCIVTWNTMIMALAMQGDGIKALELFDRMGREGIVADSVSYLMVLCACNHAGLVEDGVRLFESMAKSGVSRNMKHYGSVVDLLGRAGRLQEAYDIVNEMPMVPDLVLWQTLLGASKTYGNVEMAEKASRKLEEMGSSNCGDFVMLSNIYAAQERWKDVGRVRETMRSRDVKKIPGFSYIEAGGIMHKFVNGDHSHSFRDQIYRKLDEISFRIREHGYVAETSYVLHDIGEGEKENALWHHSEKLAVAYGLIATSEKSTLRVNKNIRICGDCHVVIKLISKIYEREIIVRDRTRFHRFKEGCCSCGEYW from the coding sequence ATGGTCCATTTTGATTCAATCCTACGAAAATGCACCTCGCTTTCTCACATCAAACGGCTTCAATCCCATCTCATCATCACCGGCGAGTTCAACTTCTACTTTTCCCGTTCTAAGCTCCTCGATTACTGTGCCTCTTCTGCCTCCGGCGACCTCTCTTACGCCATCTACATTTTCCGGCAACTCCCATCTCCGGCGACCAACGAATGGAACGCCATTATACGCGGCCTCGCTAAAACCCCACAACCCACAATGGCCATCACGTGGTTTGTGTCGATGTCACGTGCTTCATGCAAGCCTGATGCTCTAACGTGCTCGTTTGTGCTGAAGGCATGCGCACGTGGGCTGGCTGTTTTTGAGGCCAGGGAGGTGCAGTCTCAGGTTCTGAGACGTGGGTTCGTATTTGATGTGTTGTTGCAGACGACGTTGCTTGATGTTTACGCGAAGGCGGGGGATTTGGATAGTGCGCGCaatgtgtttgatgaaatgtgtGTGAGAGATGTTGCGTGTTGGAATGTGTTGATTATGGGGTTGGCTCAGGGGAGTCGAGCTACAGAGGCTTTGGAGATGTTTAAGGAGATGGGGTTTGCGGGGATGAGGCCGAATGAGGTGACTGTGCTGGGGGCGCTTTCTGCTTGTTCGCAGTTGGGGGCGATTGGGGAGGGGGAGAGGGTTGTTGAGTTTATAAGGGGTGAGAAGATGGATTGTAATGCGCAGCTGTGTAATGCTGTTATTGATTTGTACGCGAAATGTGGGCTTGTGGATAAGGCGTTTGGGGTTTTTAGTAGTATGAGGTGTGAGAAGTGTATTGTTACTTGGAATACGATGATTATGGCATTGGCGATGCAAGGGGATGGAATTAAGGCACTGGAACTTTTTGATCGGATGGGTAGAGAGGGGATAGTCGCAGATAGTGTTAGTTATCTCATGGTGTTGTGTGCTTGTAACCATGCTGGTTTGGTGGAAGATGGGGTTAGGTTGTTTGAGTCGATGGCGAAGAGTGGAGTGAGTCGGAATATGAAACATTATGGTAGTGTGGTTGATTTGTTGGGCCGGGCAGGTCGGCTTCAGGAGGCATATGATATTGTGAATGAGATGCCAATGGTTCCGGATTTGGTACTTTGGCAGACACTTCTTGGGGCAAGTAAGACATATGGGAATGTGGAGATGGCAGAGAAAGCGTCCAGGAAGCTTGAGGAAATGGGGTCAAGTAATTGTGGAGACTTTGTGATGTTGTCAAATATATATGCAGCCCAGGAAAGATGGAAAGATGTGGGAAGGGTGAGAGAGACGATGAGAAGTAGAGATGTGAAGAAGATTCCTGGGTTCAGCTACATTGAAGCAGGCGGCATAATGCATAAGTTTGTTAATGGAGATCACAGCCATTCGTTCCGAGATCAAATTTATAGGAAACTTGATGAAATTAGTTTTAGGATCAGAGAGCATGGGTATGTGGCAGAGACTAGTTATGTTTTGCACGATATTGGAGAAGGGGAGAAGGAGAATGCCTTGTGGCATCACAGTGAAAAGTTAGCTGTTGCGTATGGTTTGATTGCAACAAGTGAAAAGAGTACACTGCGAGTGAATAAGAATATTAGGATATGCGGGGACTGTCATGTTGTAATTAAGCTCATTTCTAAAATTTACGAGCGGGAAATTATAGTGAGGGATCGAACTCGGTTCCACAGATTCAAAGAGGGGTGCTGTTCTTGTGGAGAATATTGGTAG